The following coding sequences are from one Rissa tridactyla isolate bRisTri1 chromosome 14, bRisTri1.patW.cur.20221130, whole genome shotgun sequence window:
- the LOC128917649 gene encoding adenylate cyclase type 10-like has translation LLFADISGFTALTEKFVQRSGVDRGTDELAQTLNEYLCDILEEFLIFGGDILKHINKVLLCDKGCTFLCVLGLPGNKLPCESLHALQSALEIFNSCSTMLKETETMSVAVTRGTMFCGVTGHPLRHEYTVLGQKVNLAARMMVHYPGLVSCDAVTYAASRLPASYFKELPEREMKGLSQPGPVYQYVGVT, from the exons ctgctctttgcggatatctcag gtttcactgcgttgaccgagaaattcgtgcagaggagcggcgtggacagaggcactgatgagctggcgcaaacgctcaatgagtacctgtgcgacattttggagg agttcctgatttttggaggagacatcttgaag cacatcaacaaagtcctcctgtgtgataaa ggctgcacgttcctctgcgtgctgggactccctggaaacaagctgccctgcgagagccttcacgccctgcagagtgctctggagatcttcaactcgtgctccaccatgctcaaggaaacaga gacaatgtctgtggcagttaccagagggacgatgttctgcggagtcactggccacccgctgagacacgaatacacag tccttggccagaaggtgaacttggctgcccggatgatggtgcactaccctgggctggtgtcctgtgatgcagtgacctacgccgcctcccggctgcccgcttcctacttcaaggagctgccggagagagagatgaaaggcctcagccagcctggccctgtctatcaatacgtgggggtcacc